Genomic segment of Streptomyces alboniger:
GAGGCACGTGACGTGGCCGACGCCTACATCCGCCAGCTCGGCCCGCAGTTGGTGATCGACCCGAAGGTGCAGACCATCCAGCCGGAGGCGAGCACGGTCGGCGTGGAGATCACGGCGAAGGTGCCGAGGGTCTTCCCCGGGCTCGACTTCACCGTGCACGCGCAGTCGTCCGGGCCGGTGGAGCGGTTCGTGGAGGACGACGGCTGATGTGTGACGCAACCCGGACTCCCCGGCCCTGGCCTCACCGCCGCGACG
This window contains:
- a CDS encoding TadE family protein — encoded protein: MTAIEFVLLTPVLFFMIFATVQFALYFFADHVAQAAAQAGARKARATADENAGGWRGEARDVADAYIRQLGPQLVIDPKVQTIQPEASTVGVEITAKVPRVFPGLDFTVHAQSSGPVERFVEDDG